From a region of the Cataglyphis hispanica isolate Lineage 1 chromosome 24, ULB_Chis1_1.0, whole genome shotgun sequence genome:
- the LOC126858168 gene encoding uncharacterized protein LOC126858168 isoform X3 yields the protein MLQLETKQINPKLKFYIMKKRQQKKQEIEAECLRQEKQEREKILTELNGSHEKFSILEKELSNYREKKDQLLKELDVTNKILKQTEEVKIQKMNNDRNMVIKENSAGKNREHLTHHKIALQNKIIDASPLSAPIIQTPLMIISADSLSPAIYPNKTHVNKKLPSNLNGEVQLKTNLHVPRLHSSLTLGINDSNHKSAFSPFKKSSKPVKSSPRNFKSQNKTRINTYNLHSLKENKDINKQDICDDNFADIKLNQDIDVRIRRSRISFDYSHLSSAQLQLNPSPVPSLYPYSPYLSDINPNLNLHASSTYITSNINPNFVPPLTYANQIPLLSSVTCDGTSYMNPTYLSPIYSNVSHVQLPSSLIPVTWSSTSHITSTSLPTVSDVKSNNNSPPMVTTKVYFNTFCGDSPSCNSS from the exons atgttgcaattagaaacaaaacaaataaatccaaagttaaaattttacattatgaaGAAAAGGCAACAGAAGAAACAAG AGATCGAAGCGGAATGTTTGCGCCAAGAGAAACAAGAACGCGAGAAGATTCTAACAGAATTGAATGGATCACATGAAAAGTTTTCCATTTTGGAGAAAGAGCTTTCcaattatagagaaaaaaaagatcagtTGCTTAAAGAGCTTGATgttacaaacaaaattttaaaacagacTGAGGAagtcaaaatacaaaaaatgaataatgacAG AAATATGGTAATAAAGGAAAATTCGGCAGGGAAAAATAGAGAACATCTCACTCATCATAAGATagcattacaaaataaaattattgatgcatCACCATTGTCTGCACCCATAATTCAAACC ccATTGATGATAATTAGTGCAGACAGCTTATCACCTGCAATATATCCGAATAAAACACATGTCAACAAAAAATTACCATCCAATTTAAATGGCGAAGTACAGCTAA aaacgaATCTGCATGTGCCAAGGCTGCATTCATCACTCACACTTGGAATTAATGATTCTAATCACAAAAGTGCATTCTCACCATTCAAAAAATCCTCAAAACCAGTCAAGTCGTCTCCAAGAAATTTTAAGTCACAGAATAAGACACGAATAAATACAT ATAATCTACActcattaaaagaaaacaaggatattaataaacaagataTATGTGATGATAATTTTGCTGACATTAAGCTGAATCAg GATATAGATGTAAGGATAAGAAGAAGCAGAATTTCTTTTGATTATTCTCATTTATCATCGGCTCAATTGCAACTTAATCCCTCTCCAGTTCCTTCTTTGTATCCATATTCTCCATATCTTTCTGATATTAATCCTAACTTAAATCTTCATGCATCCTCTACTTATATAACTTCTAATATCAACCCAAATTTTGTGCCTCCTTTGACTTATGCCAACCAAATTCCTTTATTATCTTCTGTTACTTGTGACGGTACTTCTTATATGAATCCTACTTATTTATCTCCCATTTACTCCAATGTGTCTCATGTTCAACTACCTTCTTCTTTGATTCCTGTTACTTGGTCTAGTACCTCTCATATCACTTCGACTTCTTTGCCTACTGTTAGTGATGTCAAATCAAACAATAATTCACCTCCAATGGTTACAACAAAAgtctattttaatactttttgtgGCGATTCACCTTCCTGTAACTCTTCCTGA
- the LOC126858168 gene encoding uncharacterized protein LOC126858168 isoform X1, protein MLQLETKQINPKLKFYIMKKRQQKKQEIEAECLRQEKQEREKILTELNGSHEKFSILEKELSNYREKKDQLLKELDVTNKILKQTEEVKIQKMNNDRNMVIKENSAGKNREHLTHHKIALQNKIIDASPLSAPIIQTPLMIISADSLSPAIYPNKTHVNKKLPSNLNGEVQLKTNLHVPKLHSPLTLGIMTDDSNHKSAFSPFKKYPKLLKSTPKNSISRFTTISTDNISPAIFPDRTHVNKKLPSMLNDEVQLKTNLHVPRLHSSLTLGINDSNHKSAFSPFKKSSKPVKSSPRNFKSQNKTRINTYNLHSLKENKDINKQDICDDNFADIKLNQDIDVRIRRSRISFDYSHLSSAQLQLNPSPVPSLYPYSPYLSDINPNLNLHASSTYITSNINPNFVPPLTYANQIPLLSSVTCDGTSYMNPTYLSPIYSNVSHVQLPSSLIPVTWSSTSHITSTSLPTVSDVKSNNNSPPMVTTKVYFNTFCGDSPSCNSS, encoded by the exons atgttgcaattagaaacaaaacaaataaatccaaagttaaaattttacattatgaaGAAAAGGCAACAGAAGAAACAAG AGATCGAAGCGGAATGTTTGCGCCAAGAGAAACAAGAACGCGAGAAGATTCTAACAGAATTGAATGGATCACATGAAAAGTTTTCCATTTTGGAGAAAGAGCTTTCcaattatagagaaaaaaaagatcagtTGCTTAAAGAGCTTGATgttacaaacaaaattttaaaacagacTGAGGAagtcaaaatacaaaaaatgaataatgacAG AAATATGGTAATAAAGGAAAATTCGGCAGGGAAAAATAGAGAACATCTCACTCATCATAAGATagcattacaaaataaaattattgatgcatCACCATTGTCTGCACCCATAATTCAAACC ccATTGATGATAATTAGTGCAGACAGCTTATCACCTGCAATATATCCGAATAAAACACATGTCAACAAAAAATTACCATCCAATTTAAATGGCGAAGTACAGCTAA aaacgaATCTGCATGTGCCAAAGCTGCACTCACCACTCACACTTGGAATTATGACTGATGATTCTAATCACAAAAGTGCATTCTCACCATTCAAAAAATACCCAAAACTATTGAAGTCAACtccaaaaaattctatatcacGGTTTACGACAATTAGTACAGACAATATATCACCTGCAATATTTCCGGATAGAACACATGTCAACAAAAAGTTACCATCCATGTTAAATGATGAAGTACAGCTAA aaacgaATCTGCATGTGCCAAGGCTGCATTCATCACTCACACTTGGAATTAATGATTCTAATCACAAAAGTGCATTCTCACCATTCAAAAAATCCTCAAAACCAGTCAAGTCGTCTCCAAGAAATTTTAAGTCACAGAATAAGACACGAATAAATACAT ATAATCTACActcattaaaagaaaacaaggatattaataaacaagataTATGTGATGATAATTTTGCTGACATTAAGCTGAATCAg GATATAGATGTAAGGATAAGAAGAAGCAGAATTTCTTTTGATTATTCTCATTTATCATCGGCTCAATTGCAACTTAATCCCTCTCCAGTTCCTTCTTTGTATCCATATTCTCCATATCTTTCTGATATTAATCCTAACTTAAATCTTCATGCATCCTCTACTTATATAACTTCTAATATCAACCCAAATTTTGTGCCTCCTTTGACTTATGCCAACCAAATTCCTTTATTATCTTCTGTTACTTGTGACGGTACTTCTTATATGAATCCTACTTATTTATCTCCCATTTACTCCAATGTGTCTCATGTTCAACTACCTTCTTCTTTGATTCCTGTTACTTGGTCTAGTACCTCTCATATCACTTCGACTTCTTTGCCTACTGTTAGTGATGTCAAATCAAACAATAATTCACCTCCAATGGTTACAACAAAAgtctattttaatactttttgtgGCGATTCACCTTCCTGTAACTCTTCCTGA
- the LOC126858168 gene encoding uncharacterized protein LOC126858168 isoform X2 has product MKKRQQKKQEIEAECLRQEKQEREKILTELNGSHEKFSILEKELSNYREKKDQLLKELDVTNKILKQTEEVKIQKMNNDRNMVIKENSAGKNREHLTHHKIALQNKIIDASPLSAPIIQTPLMIISADSLSPAIYPNKTHVNKKLPSNLNGEVQLKTNLHVPKLHSPLTLGIMTDDSNHKSAFSPFKKYPKLLKSTPKNSISRFTTISTDNISPAIFPDRTHVNKKLPSMLNDEVQLKTNLHVPRLHSSLTLGINDSNHKSAFSPFKKSSKPVKSSPRNFKSQNKTRINTYNLHSLKENKDINKQDICDDNFADIKLNQDIDVRIRRSRISFDYSHLSSAQLQLNPSPVPSLYPYSPYLSDINPNLNLHASSTYITSNINPNFVPPLTYANQIPLLSSVTCDGTSYMNPTYLSPIYSNVSHVQLPSSLIPVTWSSTSHITSTSLPTVSDVKSNNNSPPMVTTKVYFNTFCGDSPSCNSS; this is encoded by the exons atgaaGAAAAGGCAACAGAAGAAACAAG AGATCGAAGCGGAATGTTTGCGCCAAGAGAAACAAGAACGCGAGAAGATTCTAACAGAATTGAATGGATCACATGAAAAGTTTTCCATTTTGGAGAAAGAGCTTTCcaattatagagaaaaaaaagatcagtTGCTTAAAGAGCTTGATgttacaaacaaaattttaaaacagacTGAGGAagtcaaaatacaaaaaatgaataatgacAG AAATATGGTAATAAAGGAAAATTCGGCAGGGAAAAATAGAGAACATCTCACTCATCATAAGATagcattacaaaataaaattattgatgcatCACCATTGTCTGCACCCATAATTCAAACC ccATTGATGATAATTAGTGCAGACAGCTTATCACCTGCAATATATCCGAATAAAACACATGTCAACAAAAAATTACCATCCAATTTAAATGGCGAAGTACAGCTAA aaacgaATCTGCATGTGCCAAAGCTGCACTCACCACTCACACTTGGAATTATGACTGATGATTCTAATCACAAAAGTGCATTCTCACCATTCAAAAAATACCCAAAACTATTGAAGTCAACtccaaaaaattctatatcacGGTTTACGACAATTAGTACAGACAATATATCACCTGCAATATTTCCGGATAGAACACATGTCAACAAAAAGTTACCATCCATGTTAAATGATGAAGTACAGCTAA aaacgaATCTGCATGTGCCAAGGCTGCATTCATCACTCACACTTGGAATTAATGATTCTAATCACAAAAGTGCATTCTCACCATTCAAAAAATCCTCAAAACCAGTCAAGTCGTCTCCAAGAAATTTTAAGTCACAGAATAAGACACGAATAAATACAT ATAATCTACActcattaaaagaaaacaaggatattaataaacaagataTATGTGATGATAATTTTGCTGACATTAAGCTGAATCAg GATATAGATGTAAGGATAAGAAGAAGCAGAATTTCTTTTGATTATTCTCATTTATCATCGGCTCAATTGCAACTTAATCCCTCTCCAGTTCCTTCTTTGTATCCATATTCTCCATATCTTTCTGATATTAATCCTAACTTAAATCTTCATGCATCCTCTACTTATATAACTTCTAATATCAACCCAAATTTTGTGCCTCCTTTGACTTATGCCAACCAAATTCCTTTATTATCTTCTGTTACTTGTGACGGTACTTCTTATATGAATCCTACTTATTTATCTCCCATTTACTCCAATGTGTCTCATGTTCAACTACCTTCTTCTTTGATTCCTGTTACTTGGTCTAGTACCTCTCATATCACTTCGACTTCTTTGCCTACTGTTAGTGATGTCAAATCAAACAATAATTCACCTCCAATGGTTACAACAAAAgtctattttaatactttttgtgGCGATTCACCTTCCTGTAACTCTTCCTGA
- the LOC126858165 gene encoding uncharacterized protein LOC126858165 isoform X3 has product MRYPLAAVTEFTMGPRARSIVTLLLDLTVFGCGIPNLLVASQNLHLFGLKLSGQRFDFSFCYWLLIVGVLLCPLMWLGSPRDMKWVATCSSITVILTAILVWWSIITDDRTSSNFAPVVTSPTWDKFISGYGMLAFQFDVHPTLMTIQVDMRQPGDIDRAIFFSFLTSGSLFALTACLAVWKYGDNTTANILEAMPSGSIADIAILLAALQLCFSSVIGYSALFQHLEDHWNVRRTFGWKRCAMRSAVVLLSVAVGESVSRFDIVMALIGGSLTGSLVFVLPPLIYSRMLVLKDRSIRTSNIERKIFMSSRKKCNNEEQCSTDSRAHSRSIYYGFLSATNNPHSYAYLYFDDLDEETNSYSSEFIDCYEDEGEKKDTIQIPMISTLREDQPLLIDAAEPTTSQITKSIDNLQQGITEMTADKKKLWTFEKMINYLGCFIITIGIAITLSSTYVNIWNTIRYVRFTPPCIINATVNRVSVS; this is encoded by the exons ATGCG CTACCCTCTCGCAGCTGTGACGGAATTCACGATGGGACCGCGCGCACGATCTATTGTCACTCTGCTCTTAGATCTGACAGTTTTTGGTTGCGGTATTCCAAATTTACTAGTTG CTTCGCAGAATCTGCATCTATTCGGGCTCAAATTATCAGGACAGCGTTtcgatttctctttttgttaTTGGCTGTTAATAGTCGGCGTTTTACTTTGTCCGTTGATGTGGCTGGGTAGTCCGCGAGATATGAA ATGGGTGGCAACGTGCTCCAGTATCACAGTTATTTTAACAGCGATATTAGTATGGTGGAGCATCATAACTGATGATCGAACATCATCCAACTTTGCGCCAGTGGTCACTTCACCGACGTgggataaatttatttccgg GTATGGTATGCTAGCCTTTCAATTCGACGTGCATCCTACCTTGATGACGATACAAGTTGATATGCGTCAGCCAGGAGACATCGACAGAGCcatatttttctcctttttaa CAAGCGGATCTTTGTTCGCCCTTACCGCTTGCTTAGCTGTATGGAAGTACGGTGATAATACGACAGCTAATATTCTTGAAGCTATGCCATCGGGATCAATTGCCGATATTGCTATCCTATTAGCTGCTCTTCAATTGTGCTTCTCCAGTGTAATCGGTTACTCAGCGCTTTTCCAGCATCTGGAAGATCATTGGAATGTGCGGAGAA CGTTTGGATGGAAACGATGTGCCATGAGATCGGCCGTGGTTTTACTTAGTGTGGCCGTAGGTGAATCAGTATCACGATTCGATATCGTCATGGCCCTCATCGGTGGATCGTTAACTGGATCGCTGGTCTTCGTGTTACCGCCTCTAATATATAGCCGAATGTTAGTTTTAAAAGACAGATCGATTCGAACATCAAAcatcgaaagaaaaatttttatgagttCTCGGAAGAAATGCAACAACGAAGAACAATGTTCGACAGACTCCAGAGCTCATTCGCGTTCAATCTATTACGGTTTCTTGAGTGCCACGAATAATCCTCACAG CTATGCATATCTTTACTTTGATGACTTGGACGAGGAGACAAATTCATATTCAAGCGAATTTATCGATTGCTACGAGgacgaaggagagaaaaaggataCCATCCAAATTCCGATGATTAGCACTCTTCGGGAAGATCAGCCGCTTCTCATTGATGCAGCGGAGCCAACCACAAGTCAAATCACGAAATCTATAGACAATCTACAACAAGGGATTACGGAAATGACTGCggacaagaaaaaattatggactttcgaaaaaatgattaattatctcGGCTGTTTCATAATAACGATTGGTATAGCAATCACGCTATCTTCAACATATGTAAACATCTGGAACACCATTCGTTACGTACGTTTTACGCCACCGTGCATCATCAACGCTACAGTAAATCGAGTCTCTGTGTCCTAA
- the LOC126858165 gene encoding uncharacterized protein LOC126858165 isoform X1, giving the protein MNHENIPLCWRDANSGLSLFFATLCIVDIFGVFPIIALPRSIVQCGLYGIPLVLIVFSLQIYTAILLGKSWIIASTLDPQILRKNRYPLAAVTEFTMGPRARSIVTLLLDLTVFGCGIPNLLVASQNLHLFGLKLSGQRFDFSFCYWLLIVGVLLCPLMWLGSPRDMKWVATCSSITVILTAILVWWSIITDDRTSSNFAPVVTSPTWDKFISGYGMLAFQFDVHPTLMTIQVDMRQPGDIDRAIFFSFLTSGSLFALTACLAVWKYGDNTTANILEAMPSGSIADIAILLAALQLCFSSVIGYSALFQHLEDHWNVRRTFGWKRCAMRSAVVLLSVAVGESVSRFDIVMALIGGSLTGSLVFVLPPLIYSRMLVLKDRSIRTSNIERKIFMSSRKKCNNEEQCSTDSRAHSRSIYYGFLSATNNPHSYAYLYFDDLDEETNSYSSEFIDCYEDEGEKKDTIQIPMISTLREDQPLLIDAAEPTTSQITKSIDNLQQGITEMTADKKKLWTFEKMINYLGCFIITIGIAITLSSTYVNIWNTIRYVRFTPPCIINATVNRVSVS; this is encoded by the exons ATGAACCACGAGAATATTCCGTTGTGCTGGAGGGATGCGAATTCGGGATTATCGCTATTCTTCGCTACTCTGTGCATCGTCGACATTTTCGGCGTGTTTCCGATAATTGCGCTACCGCGGTCAATCGTCCAATGCG gACTGTATGGGATTCCTCTGGTGCTCATTGTCTTcagtttacaaatttatacggCTATTCTCTTGGGAAAATCATGGATCATCGCGAGTACTCTGGATCCacaaattttacgaaaaaatcg CTACCCTCTCGCAGCTGTGACGGAATTCACGATGGGACCGCGCGCACGATCTATTGTCACTCTGCTCTTAGATCTGACAGTTTTTGGTTGCGGTATTCCAAATTTACTAGTTG CTTCGCAGAATCTGCATCTATTCGGGCTCAAATTATCAGGACAGCGTTtcgatttctctttttgttaTTGGCTGTTAATAGTCGGCGTTTTACTTTGTCCGTTGATGTGGCTGGGTAGTCCGCGAGATATGAA ATGGGTGGCAACGTGCTCCAGTATCACAGTTATTTTAACAGCGATATTAGTATGGTGGAGCATCATAACTGATGATCGAACATCATCCAACTTTGCGCCAGTGGTCACTTCACCGACGTgggataaatttatttccgg GTATGGTATGCTAGCCTTTCAATTCGACGTGCATCCTACCTTGATGACGATACAAGTTGATATGCGTCAGCCAGGAGACATCGACAGAGCcatatttttctcctttttaa CAAGCGGATCTTTGTTCGCCCTTACCGCTTGCTTAGCTGTATGGAAGTACGGTGATAATACGACAGCTAATATTCTTGAAGCTATGCCATCGGGATCAATTGCCGATATTGCTATCCTATTAGCTGCTCTTCAATTGTGCTTCTCCAGTGTAATCGGTTACTCAGCGCTTTTCCAGCATCTGGAAGATCATTGGAATGTGCGGAGAA CGTTTGGATGGAAACGATGTGCCATGAGATCGGCCGTGGTTTTACTTAGTGTGGCCGTAGGTGAATCAGTATCACGATTCGATATCGTCATGGCCCTCATCGGTGGATCGTTAACTGGATCGCTGGTCTTCGTGTTACCGCCTCTAATATATAGCCGAATGTTAGTTTTAAAAGACAGATCGATTCGAACATCAAAcatcgaaagaaaaatttttatgagttCTCGGAAGAAATGCAACAACGAAGAACAATGTTCGACAGACTCCAGAGCTCATTCGCGTTCAATCTATTACGGTTTCTTGAGTGCCACGAATAATCCTCACAG CTATGCATATCTTTACTTTGATGACTTGGACGAGGAGACAAATTCATATTCAAGCGAATTTATCGATTGCTACGAGgacgaaggagagaaaaaggataCCATCCAAATTCCGATGATTAGCACTCTTCGGGAAGATCAGCCGCTTCTCATTGATGCAGCGGAGCCAACCACAAGTCAAATCACGAAATCTATAGACAATCTACAACAAGGGATTACGGAAATGACTGCggacaagaaaaaattatggactttcgaaaaaatgattaattatctcGGCTGTTTCATAATAACGATTGGTATAGCAATCACGCTATCTTCAACATATGTAAACATCTGGAACACCATTCGTTACGTACGTTTTACGCCACCGTGCATCATCAACGCTACAGTAAATCGAGTCTCTGTGTCCTAA
- the LOC126858165 gene encoding uncharacterized protein LOC126858165 isoform X2, producing MNHENIPLCWRDANSGLSLFFATLCIVDIFGVFPIIALPRSIVQCASQNLHLFGLKLSGQRFDFSFCYWLLIVGVLLCPLMWLGSPRDMKWVATCSSITVILTAILVWWSIITDDRTSSNFAPVVTSPTWDKFISGYGMLAFQFDVHPTLMTIQVDMRQPGDIDRAIFFSFLTSGSLFALTACLAVWKYGDNTTANILEAMPSGSIADIAILLAALQLCFSSVIGYSALFQHLEDHWNVRRTFGWKRCAMRSAVVLLSVAVGESVSRFDIVMALIGGSLTGSLVFVLPPLIYSRMLVLKDRSIRTSNIERKIFMSSRKKCNNEEQCSTDSRAHSRSIYYGFLSATNNPHSYAYLYFDDLDEETNSYSSEFIDCYEDEGEKKDTIQIPMISTLREDQPLLIDAAEPTTSQITKSIDNLQQGITEMTADKKKLWTFEKMINYLGCFIITIGIAITLSSTYVNIWNTIRYVRFTPPCIINATVNRVSVS from the exons ATGAACCACGAGAATATTCCGTTGTGCTGGAGGGATGCGAATTCGGGATTATCGCTATTCTTCGCTACTCTGTGCATCGTCGACATTTTCGGCGTGTTTCCGATAATTGCGCTACCGCGGTCAATCGTCCAATGCG CTTCGCAGAATCTGCATCTATTCGGGCTCAAATTATCAGGACAGCGTTtcgatttctctttttgttaTTGGCTGTTAATAGTCGGCGTTTTACTTTGTCCGTTGATGTGGCTGGGTAGTCCGCGAGATATGAA ATGGGTGGCAACGTGCTCCAGTATCACAGTTATTTTAACAGCGATATTAGTATGGTGGAGCATCATAACTGATGATCGAACATCATCCAACTTTGCGCCAGTGGTCACTTCACCGACGTgggataaatttatttccgg GTATGGTATGCTAGCCTTTCAATTCGACGTGCATCCTACCTTGATGACGATACAAGTTGATATGCGTCAGCCAGGAGACATCGACAGAGCcatatttttctcctttttaa CAAGCGGATCTTTGTTCGCCCTTACCGCTTGCTTAGCTGTATGGAAGTACGGTGATAATACGACAGCTAATATTCTTGAAGCTATGCCATCGGGATCAATTGCCGATATTGCTATCCTATTAGCTGCTCTTCAATTGTGCTTCTCCAGTGTAATCGGTTACTCAGCGCTTTTCCAGCATCTGGAAGATCATTGGAATGTGCGGAGAA CGTTTGGATGGAAACGATGTGCCATGAGATCGGCCGTGGTTTTACTTAGTGTGGCCGTAGGTGAATCAGTATCACGATTCGATATCGTCATGGCCCTCATCGGTGGATCGTTAACTGGATCGCTGGTCTTCGTGTTACCGCCTCTAATATATAGCCGAATGTTAGTTTTAAAAGACAGATCGATTCGAACATCAAAcatcgaaagaaaaatttttatgagttCTCGGAAGAAATGCAACAACGAAGAACAATGTTCGACAGACTCCAGAGCTCATTCGCGTTCAATCTATTACGGTTTCTTGAGTGCCACGAATAATCCTCACAG CTATGCATATCTTTACTTTGATGACTTGGACGAGGAGACAAATTCATATTCAAGCGAATTTATCGATTGCTACGAGgacgaaggagagaaaaaggataCCATCCAAATTCCGATGATTAGCACTCTTCGGGAAGATCAGCCGCTTCTCATTGATGCAGCGGAGCCAACCACAAGTCAAATCACGAAATCTATAGACAATCTACAACAAGGGATTACGGAAATGACTGCggacaagaaaaaattatggactttcgaaaaaatgattaattatctcGGCTGTTTCATAATAACGATTGGTATAGCAATCACGCTATCTTCAACATATGTAAACATCTGGAACACCATTCGTTACGTACGTTTTACGCCACCGTGCATCATCAACGCTACAGTAAATCGAGTCTCTGTGTCCTAA
- the LOC126858077 gene encoding ER lumen protein-retaining receptor, whose amino-acid sequence MNIFRLLGDLSHLLAIIILLLKIWKTRSCAGISGKSQILFAIVYTTRYLDLFTTFISAYNTFMKIIFIVASLATVFLMYVKFKATYDHNHDTFRIEFLVLPALVLALLINHELSFVEVLWTFSIYLESVAILPQLFLVSKTGEAESITSHYLFALGSYRGLYLFNWVYRYYAEDHYDLIAIVAGLVQTVLYCDFFYLYITKVLKGKKLQLPA is encoded by the exons ATGAATATATTCCGGTTGCTGGGCGATCTGTCGCACCTTCTAGCCATTATCATACTTCTCCTTAAGATATGGAAGACGCGGAGTTGCGCCG GTATCAGTGGCAAGTCCCAGATTCTCTTCGCGATTGTTTATACTACCCGTTATCTAGACCTGTTCACCACATTTATATCGGCGTACAATACATTCATGAAAATCATTTTCATCGTCGCATCCCTCGCCACGGTCTTCTTGATGTACGTCAAGTTTAAAGCTACGTATGATCATAACCATGATACGTTCAG GATCGAATTCTTGGTTTTACCCGCGCTTGTACTAGCGCTATTGATCAATCACGAATTGTCTTTTGTGGAGGTTCTATGGACATTCAGCATTTATCTAGAATCAGTGGCGATATTACCGCAATTGTTTCTGGTTTCAAAAACAGGCGAGGCGGAGAGCATCACCAGTCATTATCTATTCGCATTGGGATCTTACAGAGGCTTGTATCTATTCAACTGGGTCTACCGTTACTACGCCGAGGATCATTATGACTTAATTGCCATAGTCGCAGGACTGGTGCAGACAGTTCTATATTGTGACTTTTTCTACCTCTACATTACCAAAGTACTGAAGGGCAAGAAATTACAGCTACCTGCTTAG
- the LOC126858074 gene encoding DNA polymerase subunit gamma-2, mitochondrial: MNLEAVLRIVSPHFLNLSERVFAYGPQGKLLLRNLEEHWFAHCVTMARHNVFPCDSIADTLQLLRSNSMDEPLPFALATLATMSKNAWNESLLSARISSHKIAKINLIVDASESKSLLHKKQRERKVWWRKLSQCPSRFVLAEARKARNVDVTEIEAQFPFGNITVETITYYPGIRKLYPQTESNKNNAADMHMIEHVTSLDWGCLALLCDSYMFDKSTIACIHPKLSPYKTTVHIEKQDNETDIDLNRFVLHVNNMFRTKGISTILTNTEKTIEMCLIPFVVSVDKTSLKNGIVYVKNRSTTLKEAVHISDLVKYITLHSS; this comes from the exons ATGAATCTGGAAGCTGTACTGAGGATCGTTAGCCCGCACTTTCTCAATCTGTCAGAGCGGGTTTTCGCGTACGGTCCTCAGGGTAAACTGCTGCTTAGGAACCTCGAGGAGCACTGGTTCGCGCATTGTGTCACGATGGCGCGTCACAATGTGTTCCCGTGTGACTCGATTGCCGACACGTTGCAGCTTTTGCGGAGCAATTCGATGGACGAGCCACTACCGTTCGCGCTCGCTACGCTCGCCACGATGTCGAAGAACGCGTGGAACGAGTCTCTGTTGTCGGCTAGAATATCGTCCCATAAAATCGCTAAGATCAACTTGATCGTCGATGCGTCCGAGTCAAAAAGTCTGCTGCACAAAAAGCAGCGAGAGCGCAAGGTTTGGTGGCGCAAGCTCTCCCAGTGCCCCTCGAGATTTGTGCTCGCCGAGGCGAGGAAAGCGAGAAATGTCGACGTAACGGAAATAGAAGCTCAGTTTCCCTTTGGAAATATCACTGTAGAGACGATTACTTATTATCCTGGCATACGCAAATTATATCCTCAG acTGAAAGCAATAAGAATAATGCTGCGGATATGCATATGATCGAACATGTCACTTCTTTGGACTGGGGCTGTCTGGCGTTACTCTGCGATAGTTACATGTTTGATAAATCAACTATTGCTTGTATACATCCCAAGTTATCTCCATATAAAACTACAGTCCACATAGAAAAACAAGACAATGAGACTGATATAGACTTAAATCGCTTTGTACTACATGTAAACAATATGTTTAGGACGAAGGGAATATCAACTATTTTAACTAATACAGAAAAAACAATAGAAATGTGCCTAATACCGTTCGTCGTGTCAGTGGATAAGACTAGTCTTAAGAATGGCattgtttatgtaaaaaacCGCTCAACGACTCTTAAAGAAGCCGTTCATATTTCTGATTTGGTAAAGTATATTACCCTACATTCTTCTTGA